In Candidatus Hamiltonella defensa 5AT (Acyrthosiphon pisum), one genomic interval encodes:
- the pqiC gene encoding membrane integrity-associated transporter subunit PqiC, whose protein sequence is MKKIKLTLFIFIFLLNACSDKTDLQKIIYYQLPLPLLKEPLSTEYTQTGKTLWIKPVQLSDYLASSGLAYQTNGVRYVTAQHHLWASPLDQQLQQALLINLSHSLPDWFLSSQSINTDQWTLSVRVDAFQGRYDGSVIISGVWLIQHHDQMTKQPFYFELKQIDNGYDALVFTLAKGWKEAAKTMAAVIKNQSEK, encoded by the coding sequence ATGAAAAAAATAAAACTGACGCTTTTTATTTTTATTTTTTTACTCAACGCCTGTAGTGATAAAACAGACTTACAAAAAATAATTTACTATCAACTACCTCTGCCTTTGTTGAAAGAGCCGCTTTCGACCGAATATACTCAAACGGGGAAAACGCTCTGGATCAAGCCTGTACAGCTTTCTGATTATTTAGCCAGCTCTGGCTTGGCCTATCAAACTAATGGTGTCCGCTACGTCACTGCCCAACATCATCTATGGGCGAGCCCATTGGATCAGCAATTGCAGCAAGCGTTACTCATAAATTTAAGCCATTCTCTGCCCGACTGGTTTTTGTCAAGCCAATCGATCAATACAGATCAATGGACACTGAGTGTCAGAGTAGACGCCTTTCAGGGGCGTTACGATGGCAGTGTGATCATTTCTGGCGTCTGGTTAATACAACATCATGATCAAATGACGAAACAGCCGTTTTATTTTGAACTGAAACAAATAGACAATGGATACGATGCCTTGGTGTTTACATTGGCGAAAGGCTGGAAAGAAGCGGCAAAAACCATGGCAGCAGTAATAAAAAATCAATCTGAGAAATGA
- the pqiA gene encoding membrane integrity-associated transporter subunit PqiA, with product MSNTIQQHHQEVQRNALMLCPYCDTLLQIPPLTYGKKAVCPRCKKTLTSYWEEPRKQPLLYALCSLWMLFLAQLFSLLIMNVAGIEKNIDLIQIPTVMLEDQYASMAILFIVLVQFLPAFCMTGIILLFMPIPIPVGLKIFLAKSILKLKTWCMAEIFLAGVLVSFVKLMTYSDIHIGCSFTAYCFFAFSQVRAFQCIDRRILWQYIGVTPPLKKSFILGQTGLSQGLYSCPTCTAIVILHEKKCSRCHTYAHARRPYSLQWTMALLFSSFLLYIPANFMPMMITETFGDKIPATLLSGIILLWSEGSYPIAIIVFIASILVPLLKMLGTTWLCWGIRKGNIDAIRMHFIYGVIEFIGRWSMIDIFVILLLSTLVRINQFASIYPDIGALLFALMVILSMLAASSFDPRLIWDSASKSSKGKVK from the coding sequence TTGTCTAATACCATTCAGCAGCATCATCAAGAAGTTCAAAGAAACGCTCTTATGTTGTGTCCTTATTGCGACACATTATTGCAGATCCCTCCTTTAACTTACGGCAAAAAAGCGGTCTGCCCTCGTTGCAAAAAAACGCTGACTTCTTATTGGGAAGAACCTCGAAAACAGCCCTTACTTTACGCACTGTGTTCATTATGGATGCTTTTTTTAGCTCAGCTTTTTTCATTGTTGATTATGAATGTAGCGGGTATTGAAAAAAACATTGATTTAATTCAAATCCCAACAGTAATGCTAGAAGATCAATATGCCAGTATGGCGATATTGTTTATCGTGTTGGTACAATTTCTCCCTGCTTTTTGTATGACGGGTATTATTTTGCTCTTTATGCCCATTCCCATTCCTGTTGGATTGAAAATTTTTCTGGCGAAAAGCATCTTGAAATTAAAAACCTGGTGCATGGCAGAAATATTTCTCGCGGGCGTTTTGGTTAGTTTTGTGAAACTCATGACCTATAGTGATATTCATATTGGGTGTAGTTTTACGGCTTACTGTTTTTTTGCTTTCTCGCAAGTCAGAGCATTTCAATGCATCGATCGTCGAATACTATGGCAATATATCGGCGTTACCCCACCACTCAAAAAATCATTCATTCTAGGCCAAACCGGTTTAAGTCAAGGCCTGTATTCCTGCCCAACCTGCACGGCCATTGTCATCTTGCATGAAAAAAAATGTTCGCGTTGCCATACTTATGCTCATGCTCGGCGCCCTTACAGTCTACAATGGACTATGGCACTGCTTTTTAGCTCGTTTCTGTTGTATATTCCCGCAAATTTTATGCCTATGATGATCACCGAAACATTCGGAGATAAAATACCTGCCACTCTTTTATCTGGCATTATTTTGCTCTGGAGTGAAGGCTCTTATCCTATTGCAATCATCGTTTTTATTGCCAGTATTCTGGTCCCATTGTTAAAAATGCTCGGGACAACCTGGCTCTGCTGGGGCATTAGAAAAGGGAACATAGACGCCATTCGCATGCATTTTATTTACGGCGTCATCGAATTTATAGGTCGTTGGTCCATGATCGATATTTTTGTCATTTTGCTTTTATCGACATTAGTACGCATCAATCAATTCGCCAGTATCTATCCTGATATTGGGGCTTTATTGTTTGCTTTGATGGTCATATTAAGCATGCTGGCGGCATCCAGCTTTGATCCAAGACTGATTTGGGATAGCGCAAGCAAATCAAGTAAAGGAAAAGTAAAGTGA
- the ltrA gene encoding group II intron reverse transcriptase/maturase has product MPMANVINQNYEQQLEWHAINWRVVTAMINNLRQRIYRASATGDLKKVRNLQKLMMKSRANHLLAIRKVTQVNRGKHTAGVDNQVINDHKGREHLYKLLSQTTSEKVYPVKRVYIAKKNGKKRPLGIPTILDRCRQAIVKSALEPYWEAKFEPVSYGFRPGRSAHDAIQKIFCIARARGTRHWVLDADIKGAFDNIDHNFLIKKIGGFPERNMIKQWLQAGVLEHGNYIPNVAGTPQGGIISPLLANIALHGMETLLGIQYWKNGTPKQGQPYAVVRYADDFVVFGKSREECETAKIKLQIWLAQRGLALSEEKTSIKHLKEGFDFLGFNIRHYDNRHRKRGYILLTKPSKESMKRYKQQMRMTWKGIIGMPTQEGIRQLNAKIIGWCNYYRIGASKRTFSALDQWMWIRQRRYLYRRHPNKHWWWRRKHYLGKIPGREDYSVFMDKSTGGFLWKHAWTKIQRHWLVPKNASPDNPEQTIA; this is encoded by the coding sequence ATGCCTATGGCAAACGTAATAAATCAAAACTATGAACAACAACTGGAATGGCATGCTATTAACTGGCGTGTTGTGACAGCCATGATTAATAATCTAAGGCAAAGAATATATAGGGCTTCAGCAACAGGTGACTTAAAGAAAGTCAGAAATCTGCAAAAACTCATGATGAAATCAAGAGCTAACCATCTTCTGGCTATCAGGAAAGTCACTCAGGTCAATCGGGGAAAACACACGGCTGGAGTAGATAATCAGGTAATTAATGACCATAAAGGACGAGAACATCTTTATAAGTTATTAAGCCAAACAACTTCAGAAAAGGTTTATCCAGTAAAACGAGTTTACATAGCAAAAAAGAATGGAAAAAAACGCCCTCTTGGGATCCCAACCATTCTCGACCGCTGTAGACAAGCGATAGTTAAATCGGCGCTGGAACCTTATTGGGAAGCAAAATTTGAACCAGTCAGCTACGGATTTAGACCGGGGCGAAGTGCCCATGACGCAATACAAAAAATTTTCTGTATTGCCAGAGCACGAGGGACACGGCACTGGGTACTAGATGCAGATATTAAAGGCGCATTTGACAACATTGACCATAATTTTCTCATAAAAAAAATCGGGGGATTCCCCGAAAGAAACATGATTAAACAATGGTTACAAGCCGGTGTGCTGGAACATGGCAACTATATACCCAATGTTGCAGGTACTCCGCAAGGCGGGATTATCAGTCCACTACTGGCCAATATTGCACTCCACGGAATGGAGACCTTACTGGGTATTCAATACTGGAAAAACGGCACGCCAAAACAAGGGCAACCTTATGCAGTAGTTCGTTATGCGGATGATTTTGTCGTATTCGGTAAATCCCGTGAAGAGTGCGAAACTGCCAAAATAAAGTTGCAAATTTGGTTAGCTCAGAGAGGGTTAGCTCTTTCTGAAGAAAAAACCAGTATCAAACACTTGAAGGAAGGATTCGACTTCCTGGGATTTAATATACGACATTATGACAATCGCCACAGAAAACGGGGATATATATTGTTAACGAAGCCCTCAAAGGAGTCGATGAAAAGGTACAAACAGCAAATGAGAATGACCTGGAAAGGTATTATCGGTATGCCGACACAAGAAGGAATAAGACAACTGAATGCCAAGATAATAGGATGGTGTAATTACTATCGTATTGGTGCTTCAAAAAGAACATTCAGTGCATTAGACCAATGGATGTGGATCCGCCAACGTAGATATTTGTATCGACGTCATCCCAATAAACACTGGTGGTGGCGAAGAAAACACTACTTAGGCAAGATACCAGGTAGAGAAGACTATTCAGTATTTATGGATAAATCAACCGGTGGATTTCTTTGGAAGCATGCATGGACAAAAATACAGCGTCATTGGCTAGTTCCAAAAAATGCTTCCCCCGACAATCCGGAGCAGACGATAGCCTGA
- the pqiB gene encoding intermembrane transport protein PqiB: MNDLNPNSFLKDAEIEKIRRWSPVWIIPIVTILIGAWILFYHFSHLGQEVSLVTYNAEGIQAGKTKIKSRNVDVGMVEKVVLSRDLNHVIIKARLYKGMENLLRKDSVFWVIKPEIGRAGVSGLSTLLSGAYVELRPGIKGAPPKKFELLTAPPLASPDAKGIRILLYNDQDRQINPGDPVLFRGYRVGSVETSHFDVASRLMNYQLFINSPYDSLVTTNVRFWQDSGIALDLSSQGMRVEISSLLTLFGGGVSFDVPKGLELGEPVNNKTQFQLFDSKASIQNSLYAEHKDFLLFFPDSIRGLQSGAPVEFRGVRVGTVSEAPFFFKEAPQPQPFDHDFHIPVLIKIEPARFKSGLGKDINLKMLKEAEQNGLRAALKSGNLITGALFVDLDFYPNAKPWKEFQSLEGYPLLPTVSGGTTQIQQKVNDILDKINQLAMEPALNQFTQTLVESQKTMQKMQKTLTLLNEIMGSKGMKNLPETFQKTLHQLSESIKGFEPGSQGYHKMMGNLQGLNDILRELQPLLRTLNTKSNALIFQAPPSQDPQPMKAKK, encoded by the coding sequence GTGAATGATTTAAATCCAAACTCCTTTTTAAAAGACGCCGAAATAGAAAAAATCAGACGCTGGTCTCCTGTTTGGATCATCCCTATTGTCACAATACTCATAGGCGCCTGGATATTATTTTATCACTTCAGTCATCTGGGCCAGGAAGTGAGCTTAGTCACTTACAACGCAGAAGGGATTCAAGCCGGTAAAACTAAAATAAAAAGCCGAAACGTGGATGTAGGCATGGTGGAAAAAGTCGTTCTTAGCCGTGATTTAAACCATGTCATCATTAAAGCGCGCCTCTATAAGGGTATGGAAAATTTGCTTCGTAAAGACTCCGTATTTTGGGTCATTAAACCTGAAATCGGCCGGGCTGGGGTGTCTGGATTGAGTACATTACTCTCTGGGGCTTATGTTGAGCTCCGACCTGGCATCAAAGGCGCGCCTCCCAAGAAATTTGAATTATTGACCGCGCCGCCTCTGGCTTCCCCTGATGCAAAAGGCATTAGAATTTTGTTATACAACGATCAAGATCGCCAGATTAACCCTGGAGATCCTGTTCTTTTTCGTGGTTACCGGGTGGGTTCTGTAGAAACCAGTCATTTTGATGTGGCTTCCCGTTTGATGAACTACCAATTATTTATTAACTCCCCTTATGACAGTCTGGTGACCACAAACGTCCGTTTTTGGCAAGATAGCGGGATTGCGCTTGACCTCTCATCACAGGGGATGCGTGTTGAAATTTCTTCTTTACTCACTTTGTTTGGCGGAGGCGTGAGTTTTGACGTACCAAAAGGTCTCGAATTAGGTGAACCTGTAAACAATAAAACCCAATTTCAATTATTTGATAGTAAAGCCAGCATCCAAAATTCACTTTACGCAGAACACAAGGATTTTTTACTGTTTTTCCCTGATTCCATTCGAGGATTGCAATCAGGTGCACCGGTCGAATTTCGCGGTGTTCGAGTGGGAACCGTTTCTGAAGCCCCATTTTTTTTCAAAGAAGCGCCACAACCCCAACCATTTGATCATGACTTTCATATTCCGGTCCTCATTAAAATTGAGCCAGCACGTTTTAAAAGTGGTTTAGGCAAAGACATTAATTTAAAAATGTTAAAAGAAGCAGAACAAAATGGGCTTCGCGCTGCCCTGAAATCAGGCAATTTAATCACGGGCGCCTTATTTGTGGATCTGGATTTTTATCCAAATGCCAAACCTTGGAAAGAGTTTCAAAGTTTAGAAGGTTATCCTTTATTGCCCACTGTCAGTGGTGGTACAACCCAAATACAACAAAAAGTGAATGATATCCTGGATAAAATAAATCAGCTCGCCATGGAGCCTGCGCTCAATCAATTCACCCAAACATTGGTTGAAAGTCAAAAAACCATGCAAAAAATGCAAAAAACATTGACGCTATTGAATGAAATAATGGGCAGCAAAGGCATGAAAAACTTGCCTGAGACTTTTCAAAAGACGCTTCATCAGCTCAGTGAAAGCATCAAAGGATTTGAACCAGGTTCTCAGGGCTACCATAAAATGATGGGAAATTTGCAGGGATTAAACGACATTTTACGTGAATTACAACCTCTATTACGTACTCTGAATACGAAAAGTAATGCCCTGATATTTCAGGCGCCCCCTTCTCAAGATCCTCAACCCATGAAGGCAAAAAAATAA
- a CDS encoding pertactin-like passenger domain-containing protein produces the protein MDKNTASLASSKKCFPRQSGADDSLKIIQTGGGDAKFTLANRGGVVDVGTYQYYLVPDDRSQVPDDTNRVLDDRERVWSLVSHQPQPSVKPQPESEINPKNPGYSLNIF, from the coding sequence ATGGACAAAAATACAGCGTCATTGGCTAGTTCCAAAAAATGCTTCCCCCGACAATCCGGAGCAGACGATAGCCTGAAAATCATTCAGACCGGAGGCGGTGATGCGAAATTCACCCTGGCTAATCGGGGTGGAGTGGTGGATGTCGGAACATATCAATATTACCTGGTACCCGATGACCGCAGTCAGGTGCCGGATGACACTAATCGCGTGTTGGATGACAGAGAGCGAGTCTGGTCACTGGTGTCTCATCAACCTCAACCCTCCGTAAAACCACAGCCGGAGTCAGAAATTAATCCAAAAAACCCGGGTTACTCCCTCAATATCTTCTAA
- a CDS encoding IS630 transposase-related protein — protein MSYSVDFRQKVLSIREKEGLSIRATAKRFHVGTDTLRRWLKRIEPKPSGPRRGKMDKEAFIKDVAEYPDSYQRERAARFGVCPKAIWQALKRWGLTYKKNSASSQGKRRGTTGVPGKNRGVSKAG, from the coding sequence ATGAGTTATTCAGTGGATTTTCGTCAAAAAGTCCTGAGTATTCGAGAGAAAGAAGGACTGAGCATCAGAGCAACGGCGAAGCGTTTTCACGTAGGTACAGATACTCTCAGGCGTTGGCTCAAGCGAATAGAACCGAAACCCTCGGGTCCGCGTCGAGGCAAGATGGATAAAGAGGCGTTTATCAAAGATGTGGCAGAGTATCCAGATAGCTATCAACGGGAACGGGCGGCCCGTTTCGGGGTGTGCCCCAAAGCCATCTGGCAAGCATTGAAAAGATGGGGTCTGACCTATAAAAAAAACTCTGCGTCATCCCAAGGCAAACGAAGAGGCACGACAGGGGTTCCAGGAAAAAATCGCGGGGTATCAAAAGCAGGGTAA
- the cspE gene encoding transcription antiterminator/RNA stability regulator CspE: MSSQKQKGSVKWFNESKGFGFITPADGSKDVFVHFSAIDSSGFKTLGEGQMVEFSIENGAKGPSAANVSVIS, from the coding sequence ATGTCTTCTCAAAAACAAAAAGGTTCAGTAAAGTGGTTTAACGAGTCTAAAGGCTTCGGCTTTATTACTCCTGCTGACGGCAGCAAAGATGTGTTTGTGCATTTTTCAGCTATTGACAGTTCAGGGTTTAAGACTTTAGGTGAAGGTCAAATGGTCGAATTTAGTATTGAAAATGGCGCTAAAGGTCCATCTGCTGCAAATGTTTCAGTGATCAGCTAG
- a CDS encoding IS630 family transposase, producing MKKTLRHPKANEEARQGFQEKIAGYQKQGKSLVYLDESGFAHDMPRLYGYATRGQRCFGTHDWQAKGRTNVIGALLGVTLIAVGLFNCSINSDVFYAWVTQLLLPALPHPCVMMMDNASFHKRKDIQHAILNAGHSIEYLPPYSPEFNPIEHTWAQAKRKRRELQCDINTLFSEHIM from the coding sequence ATAAAAAAAACTCTGCGTCATCCCAAGGCAAACGAAGAGGCACGACAGGGGTTCCAGGAAAAAATCGCGGGGTATCAAAAGCAGGGTAAATCTCTGGTTTATCTCGATGAGAGCGGCTTTGCTCACGATATGCCCCGCCTCTACGGATACGCTACACGAGGTCAACGCTGTTTTGGGACTCACGATTGGCAGGCTAAGGGCCGCACTAACGTCATTGGTGCCTTATTAGGGGTCACTCTCATCGCGGTGGGCCTCTTTAACTGCTCCATTAACAGCGATGTTTTTTATGCCTGGGTCACTCAGCTGCTCCTACCCGCTCTTCCTCATCCGTGCGTGATGATGATGGATAACGCTTCTTTCCACAAGCGAAAAGATATTCAACACGCCATTCTCAACGCCGGTCATTCTATTGAATATTTGCCTCCTTATTCGCCCGAGTTCAACCCTATTGAGCACACATGGGCTCAAGCTAAAAGAAAAAGAAGAGAACTTCAATGCGACATCAATACCTTGTTTTCAGAACATATTATGTAA